A genomic window from Anguilla rostrata isolate EN2019 chromosome 14, ASM1855537v3, whole genome shotgun sequence includes:
- the ubac1 gene encoding ubiquitin-associated domain-containing protein 1: protein MFVQEEKIFAGKVLKIHVCTMEGTEWLEEITEDTTVEKLKENCLKHNAHGSLEDPKAVTQHKLIHAASERVLTDTKTIAEENIKDKDVLLLVRKRPPPPPPKMADISGEEKKKQENKAPDKEAILKATAGLSTRETDRTVAQHNIRDFQTELRKILVSLIEVAQKLLAMNPDAVELFKKANAMLDEDEEDRVDETALHQLTEMGFPESRAIKALRLNHMSVTQAMEWLIEHVDDPTVDTPLPGQDAAAIGAAAIGAAAAAPPEPSIAAAAAAAAAAPPLLQRLSSQSSTEDSKPDELTEIFKRIRRKREFRPDSRAVIALMEMGFDEKEVIDALRVNNNQQDAACDWLLGDRKPSPEDLDKGIDTNSPLFQAILENPVVQLGLTNPKTLLAFEDMLENPLNSTQWMNDPETGPVMLQISRIFQTLNRT from the exons ATGTTTGTGCAGGAGGAAAAGATATTTGCTGGGAAGGTACTGAAGATTCATGTCTGTACCATGGAAGGGACGGAATGGCTGGAAGAGATAACCGAGGATACTACAGTTGAAAAACTCAAAGAGAATTGCTTAAAACAC AATGCACACGGAAGCCTGGAGGACCCAAAGGCTGTGACACAGCACAAACTCATCCATGCTGCTTCAGAGAGAGTACTTACAGACACCAAAACCATAGCAGAGGAAAATATCAAAGATAAAG ATGTTTTACTGTTGGTCAGGAAGaggcccccacctcccccacccaaaATGGCAGACATATCGGGAGAAGAGAAG AAGAAGCAGGAGAACAAGGCTCCGGACAAAGAAGCTATCCTGAAGGCCACTGCCGGCCTCTCCACCCGCGAAACCGACCGCACCGTCGCCCAGCACAACATCCGAGAC TTTCAAACAGAACTCAGGAAGATCCTTGTCTCACTTATTGAAGTGGCACAGAAGTTGTTGGCTATGAACCCTGATGCAGTAGAACTATTCAAGAAAGCCAATG CCATGCTggatgaggatgaagaggacAGAGTTGACGAGACGGCACTTCATCAGCTGACTGAGATGGGCTTCCCAGAGAGCCGGGCGATCAAGGCACTGCGTCTGAACCA CATGTCCGTGACGCAGGCGATGGAGTGGCTCATCGAGCACGTGGACGACCCCACGGTAGACACCCCGCTGCCGGGCCAGGACGCCGCCGCCATCGGAGCCGCCGCCATCGGAGCCGCCGCCGCAGCCCCCCCCGAGCCCTCCATCGCCGCGGCAGcagctgccgccgccgccgccccacCCCTGCTCCAGAGGCTCTCCTCCCAGTCCAGCACTGAGGACTCCAAGCCGGACGAGCTCACCGAGATCTTCAAGAGGATTCGCAGAAAAAGGGAGTTCAGGCCAGACTCACGG GCGGTGATTGCGCTAATGGAGATGGGCTTTGATGAGAAGGAGGTGATCGACGCCCTTCGTGTGAATAACAACCAGCAGGATGCCGCG TGTGACTGGCTCTTGGGAGACAGGAAGCCCTCCCCGGAGGACCTTGACAAGGGCATCGACACCAACAGCCCCCTCTTCCAGGCAATATTAGAGAACCCTGTTGTACAGCTGGGCCtcacaaaccccaaaacacTGCTAG CCTTTGAGGACATGCTGGAGAACCCGCTGAACAGCACCCAGTGGATGAATGACCCTGAGACGGGTCCCGTCATGCTCCAGATCTCTAGAATCTTCCAGACGCTTAACCGCACGTAG